In Metopolophium dirhodum isolate CAU chromosome 5, ASM1992520v1, whole genome shotgun sequence, the sequence tACTATTGTAATAGTACTATGCAAAACGCAGGCggaaaaatcatattaattaaataaataaataaataaatataaataaggtCGTCAAggagttataaaatattatttcaacaatcTATGAATTAGAAACGAAACGAATATACCGGAATATACCGTCGTGTcgtaataataagttaattgttTGGATTGTCCATCAAGTGCGATCAGTTTGCTTGGAAACGACAAGATTAGTATCAGGACACTATAAGCGCCATGAGAGCGATCGTGTCTTGCGGTGTGCAGTGAGAATATTGTGAACGGTTGCGGCGGCGACCACTGCACGCTTTCAATATGGGATCCTAGTACGGGTGACTTTCGATTTTTCTACTATTCGGCATCATCGTTTCGTTATGTCCGtggttataatatactatggttgaaatatacaaggttattgcatttatacaattataccccttctcaatcaaatatttgttgttaaaaaccaaaatagcagcgtaaagggagccaataataatcaagtatacaatatgcataggattttgaatttgttagcttTTGTCAGTGTTTGTGATATACCTTTACGCagccattttgttttttaagatAACAATCTGAGTCtatatgcaataacctgtatatttcaaccatgattataagttataactgtatAGTTGGTATAATGTGTACAGTAGaactacagtataatattaaagtatattatgacaGATATGGCGAACCTATAACAGCACACATTTTAACGgcacttgaaaataatatcagttatcactctatgatattactaagtatatattttcatgatattatgttttttgatattgtcacaaaattatatttgtattttactatattaagtAATACGTTGATTTAATTAAGGCcggaaaaatttatttttggtggttataactgtataattattagttgGTATAATGTGTACAGTACAACTACAGTATAATATGACAGAGATGGCACACATTTTAACGGCACtcgaaaataatacatatttatttcgttgttcaatatttcattaaatgaaaaaaaaacaaagggtGGGAAAGCAGATAACCACTTTGCTGTAcggtttattgtaatttgtacgtGTCGAATGTCTAACTCATCATTGTGTAAGTCACTGTATAGTGTAAGccttgttaaatttgaattcaatgataaatcattgcacacGAAAAACGGTTCAGAGCGAAAGTGGGCTGTCAGTtatcaccctatgatattacttatttacttatttcatgatattatgttttttttatatttctataaaagtaatttattttactataagtaAATACGTTGATTTAATTAAgccgaaaacattttattttttaattcgtattagattatttataaacctaatatgttttattgttatataaactattaagtcAATACCACCTTATCGTAAAACGATGTGACTAGATTCACGGTATCAATAGGAAATagcttaaaactaatttaaatgttttgaaaatgtcaaggtatacgtcttataatataaaatataataatagaatatataaaagttaaaagtgaTATTGTTTGTTcaaagttcaaaatttaaacattgttaccagaaaaaatattgaattgctCCAAAAGAGAAGGTACatgcaaacaaaaaattaaaaattaaaaaagaattcATATCATTGGTAAATCAATACATCcccatgttatttattatgtctgaataataataaattagataccaatattataaaagtttggAACTCACTGCTACCAGACATAATAATCTGCATTTTGAAAATAGTGGATTTGTCCAAATAAACTCTATATTCTAATCGACATggatttttcaaagtttattTTCCATAATTAGTTATTTCTCATACAGCACAGGATCAATACATTGATGGATGCAAAGCTAATGCTGCTTgtgttttataaaacatttaaaattttcgaaataCACAACTGATACAAAAACATGTGTAGTGGACTTTTTTTAAATCCCCATCATcgaaaaaattttgtttataggtacctatgaacaTATAACTGGCatgtgaattattttataactttaattaCAACATTTTGGCACGTGATTCGAAAAAGGTTCTCCATTTCTGAAAcagttttaaataggtaccaaaaaaaaaacaaatacaaagcAACgagatttttcttaaatttgttGGCTAGCAGTTTGTACTAGATTAAACAAAttccataatataaataaatcaatgtaCACAACTGAGTATAcgaaatttcataaattaacaatacattGTGCGAACAATCatcaacaaataaattaaattaagaggaCGCATGCGCAATCCCCATCTTACAAACACGTAACGTAGACAATTTTACGTTCTGAATAATCTATTTAGCCCTGTTGAAGggaattgaaatattattaaatttagaagtaagaatattatcaagATAACCTCATAcagatgtttttaatattaaatctaaaaaaaaaaattattaagttccTTAGATTAATTTGtctaaattttttgaattgattttaaataatccaaTACTATGTGttcaataaaagtatatataagtatCAATATATATTACAGGAATAaccaaatacattaaaatagtaTAGTATTAGTTTTATAGCAATggtttttataagaaataatcactatgtatctatattttacaaatcgtaaaatagattttttaattgcGAAATTTGAGATGAATAGCGAAATTTTGGTAAATTAGACACTCTCGTTGcgtatctaaaatatattagaacagtaaaagtatacctatattttcgtGTGACAAATCACTTATTAGAAAggattatttaactaataaagGGAGGTAACCACATTGGGAttcaacacataaaaaaaaataatattatattatataggtataaccgGTTCAACTAAAATTCAGCCCATGtgtttaacaaattaatttatttggaAGGGATGAATTTTGATCGTACAACAGTCACCATAAATACGAAGAATCAATAGTGAACATCCATCAGTTTGAAACAGCAGAACTAATAACAAGCACACACAGCACGgttcaaaaacaaatacatacaaatatacaatggcCGTTAAGGTACCTACTGTCACATTATTTCCAATAAATTATGACACAAACAGAGTctcataataaaatcattttttttttaccacaattattttatttcagatgATCATTTTCGCCGCCTGCGTGGCCACCACACTCGCCCAATACGCTGCCCCAGCATACCCAGCGCATCACGCTGAAGCTGAACACGCATACGCCCCAACCCCGTACAACTTCGAATACAGCGTAAACGACCCACACACTTACGACGTGCACAGCCAAGCCGAATCCAGCGACGGAAACGGTAACGTCAAGGGAACTTACAGCCTTTTGGAAGCCGACGGTTCCACCCGCGTCGTCGAATACACCGCCGATGACCACAGCGGTTTCAACGCTGAAGTCAAGAAAATCGAAGGACAGAGCCAAGGTTACAAGGCACCGTACAGCGCACCTGCCCCAGCCTACAAGCCAGCTTACTCCGCACCAGCATACTCTGCACCAGCTCACTCTGCACCAGCTTACTCTGCCCCAGCCTACAAGCCAGCTTACTCTGCACCAGCATACTCTGCACCAGCTTACTCTGCACCAGCTTACTCAGCACCCGCACATTCTGCATCAGCTTACTCAGCACCCACACACTCTGCACCAGCTTACTCAGCACCAGCACACTCTGCACCCGCTTACTCCGCTCCGGCCTACAACCCaacatactaatttatttagttgtgtACGTTACTTTCCACCATTTTAAGGTTACAAGGCACCATACAGCGCACCTGCCCCAGCCTACAAGCCAGCTTACTCCGCACCCGCTTACTCTGCACCCGCTCACTCTGCACCAGCATACTCTGCACCCGCTCACTCGGCACCAGCATACTCTGCGCCTGCATACTCTGCACCAGCATACTCAGCACCAGCTTACTCTACTCCAGCCTACAAGCCAGCATACTAATTTGCTTAGTCATGCATGCCACTTTCCTCCATAGTTTTCATGTTTCTTCGTTCAACTTTCAATTTTACAGTGTTCACATTGAACCTTGTTGCAAACTTAAACATGACCaacttaatatgtaaaatacttAGTAAgactattgtatttatattatgtaaatatattcatttaaatatgtatttattgtatatctctattgtttttatttatgattcaaTTATCATAAATTGATATTGTTCACGTCATTTTAGCAATTGCACTCATCATAGCTGTTGGTTCAAAACATATCGTTAGATATACGGCCGGCCACAGACatagtatttataaacaatgCTTATATGCATACTAATTTTCCGTCAATCTATTAAAtcttttcaacttttataatgaGCTTAATCTCCGTGGATGGCTGATTTTTTATGATAGAAACCAGCAAAAATACCTATGAgtgttttttgtatatttattcaattgtcaaatatataatcaattacttgaattacaataatttgtttttatttctattctgCAAAACACAGTAAGACATTGCTTAGTTCCTTAATGTGTTCGCATTTTgaaagtaatataattactacGGTAGTTTTAATGTCGTTGTTATAGAGCTGCACCTATATAGTCTCGAATAGCTTTCTAGTgtcaattataaaaagaaaaaaacaataaaatataaaaggttTTTCTTTATTTGACATTGTTATTCGTTCACCCTTCCTAAATTGGTATTATATTCTTTTGCTCATTTTGGTGTTCTGGCATACTACAAAAGTAACATGTTTTTCATCACCGTTTGAATAAAACACTTTAAGTTTTGCAAAAATACGTTTTTCTATTTGATTGAAAGAAAATAATGcattaatgtaaaatagtaagtataaaatattaatataaatatagctatGTTTGTcagtaatattaactaaaagaaatattattattttatttttattgaaaagtaTTCAGAAAacgtatgtttaaaaaaaaaaactactacaATTGCATTTTGTGAATGCTTCGTTACGTTGTATACTACTTACTACCATTACgattaatgtatgtaatataaagaacattttaatatgtatatattatgtgaaatacaGGACAAATTAATTAGGCTACAGTGGGTCGTTtgtagaaatcaataattatgatatattaagaCGATTTCAAGTGGAGTTCTGTTTACTGTTTAGTTACCTAGTAGGTTTTTAAGAACATGgaatatgtttattatgtttattatttttgttttttttttatttacaattttagattttaaaaatatgtttattaattatattacataagaGATACGAGGTGATATATTTAAGTGGCTACACTAttctttttagaaaaatatggtcttatatggtttgaaatacatattaacatattgtaacattataggtacctaggtataggtactttgaatattttctttataacataaagtgataattttattttaatgaaacgtatattttttttttattgtctaaAGTATAGATTCCGATGTTTAAACATCGAATATTGAACCAGTTtaggttttattattaatcatttaaagttttgatgaaaAGAGTAAAGTGGCAAGGGGTGCCAATGAAATTCGTGATTCACTACTTAGTACAATTTTACCTCAACTTTAAAACTAACTTTTATCTAACTATTGGacttattatatcttatttaataaagctattaaatatttttaattaaataggtatcaaaaaatatgttaacttatatactttaaaatcgttgatagtaatgaaaaaaaattgacagaAATAAACACGGTGTttaactctatattataattttataatgcgatatcgtaataataataccaataacgATAATCACACGCTTCGTAAAAGTTGTATACCAACGTACggtttatagattttaatagaACACGTTTACGTGAGTGAATAGTATAGGTAGTTAAAGTGATATCGAATGGTTTTAGTGAACAAATCGAACAGACATTATATTTGATACAGAAACCGGGTGTTGGTCACTCCTCTATTAATTGTTCACCTCGGTGCAGAATAGTGCAggtgtattattaatttgaatttgaaagcACATTTGCGTTCAATTGAAAACGATTCTGGACGGAATTTGATTCGTGAGAACTATACATACAGACATAAAGTGTTCACAGCAGCAGGacattatgaacattttaattcacccaaataatatatctaatactaATATACACagattaatatactattaaaattgaatctACTTagattacatattttgataaaagctcaataaaatgatatactaaatataatgtcatatattattttatattatatagtaatgaataattgttatcaagCGATTGACCTTGTATGTCAAGTCGTTATGCCCAAAccacaaaatatgatttttaaatagttataaaatataaattagtcaTTATTCGCACATTATGCTCATAAAAATAAgttgatattaaattttctagttaaattgagattaatttgtaattaaaattggaaAAGCAAAATTAGTTTAGTCAGTAGTAAAATTAGTCAATTTTAGAAGGATAAAATTGAAAAGTTTAGTGAATCAAAgctatattttcaaactttctaGTTTTTAACTTCATTTAacggtgaatataatatttgacacgttattttatgtctataatatgtaaaacaatgGCCAAATTTCCAccagtcataaaaaaaaaataataataatagctaatataatgggtacttatgaattatgatattaatttcaaaaatatttaaatataattgaaattatttgtacttttgttttttacttcaATCAAAATGTCGCGGGTCTCACATAATATAGGAATGTGCTGCAGGCTGTAAGCCACGGGTTCGGCATTGCTgtgatataataggtaggtatctcacgttattacttattaatataattacataggtaaataCATGTTTATCCCGGCCTTCGTGTACCTTCATGCATGTAGATTATgttctattgtatttttattcgcAAAGTtacaaaacttaaataaatgtacaagAAATAGGTATTGAACACGAAGATCAATCGTGAATAAGACAAATTATTACAAGATTAAAAGATCATAAGATGATAGttcaatacatatttaaagaaatttacAATAACTGCAAATATATTGTCGTAACCACATTTGGTCGTTAGGTAATCATTCAGTATTGCattcaaacaatattgtttGGTTTTAATTTCATCGGCTGTGGATCTGAGAATAATTGCAGACCAATTATTTTGACTAGTTCTCAGAAGATAATGTTGGTAGTAATTGTGTTACGGttctaatatagtatatattgttttgttgtattgtttactattatggataatttaaaaacaaaaacctaaaactataatattattgattattattatttattagtacctataaggtaatattaacataaaagaaaactattttaattcatGGACAGCATTaatctaataacaataaaatattgttacgtCTGTTTGACGAGTCATTATActgatgaaaatatgaaaacagTCTCTCGACAGAATATTAGCCAATGATGCGAAACACGATTTTGAAAACAGCCAAAATATAAAACGGCtaaagttacaataatatttacataaatcatTATGCGTTGTTGAGTTGTGAACACGATACATTCTGTACATTTATCTATCGGTTAACTTAAatgattttcaatatttctatGAACACATATTGTATAATGCAATAACCTAGAGTTCATTTTTATCTCAGTAAATCAATATGTATTACTGTAACTTctataacacatattttttaagtaagttaaTGGAAAgaaggttataatttatattttcacataATCTATATACTATTTCATAAACTTGATTTTGTAATGTCTATTagaaagatttaaatttataattcctAATAATTATGCACGGACGCGATTGGCCACGACGAGGACAAATTAGGTAGTTAGATGTTTGATAAGT encodes:
- the LOC132944565 gene encoding cuticle protein 7-like, coding for MAVKMIIFAACVATTLAQYAAPAYPAHHAEAEHAYAPTPYNFEYSVNDPHTYDVHSQAESSDGNGNVKGTYSLLEADGSTRVVEYTADDHSGFNAEVKKIEGQSQGYKAPYSAPAPAYKPAYSAPAYSAPAHSAPAYSAPAYKPAYSAPAYSAPAYSAPAYSAPAHSASAYSAPTHSAPAYSAPAHSAPAYSAPAYNPTY